A genomic segment from Excalfactoria chinensis isolate bCotChi1 chromosome 15, bCotChi1.hap2, whole genome shotgun sequence encodes:
- the EPB41L1 gene encoding band 4.1-like protein 1 isoform X2, whose protein sequence is MTTETGPDSEVKNVQEEAPQQQVEAATHGRVATAAGTASRDAEANEKPGAQPDSQNTEPGTDMEEKDYSETDGLSDKTTPSKTQKSPQKINKKVKSALCRVTLLDASEYECEVEKHARGQVLFDMVCEHLNLLEKDYFGLTFCDSDSQKNWLDPSKEIKKQIRSGPWNFAFTVKFYPPDPAQLTEDITRYYLCLQLRADIITGRLPCSFVTHALLGSYAVQAELGDYDAEEHVGNYVSELRFAPNQTRELEERIMELHKTYRGMTPGEAEIHFLENAKKLSMYGVDLHHAKDSEGIDIMLGVCANGLLIYRDRLRINRFAWPKILKISYKRSNFYIKIRPGEYEQFESTIGFKLPNHRSAKRLWKVCIEHHTFFRLVSPEPPPKGFLVMGSKFRYSGRTQAQTRQASALIDRPAPFFERSSSKRYTMSRSLDGEFSRPASVSENHDTGAEGEKQEEDGEFGSGRRSETEDEEVTTPTKIKELKFLDKPEDVLLKHQASINELKRTLKEPNSKLVHRDRDRRLPSSPASSSPKHEEETPKGTPEKDSERMEEDTLDDFASEHGVSLSMESFTQKSLVSSPEGSEHWVFIERETTRLEEVALKQALRVKKEEGRAGTSEVKMSVSMSKVEMAVGKTKEVAGQEQPADAHLDTWKRAKMIASPEDFESVWEDETYEKETGEEPTTEAKCLTHERAEEESKERVEGVTRSELGLSRPHQNPEERQRVEALGPGPLHGESMMVSEEPVSASFRKQDARAPTAVTEVIKIKVKSSDDNTETSATQRIIYLGDLEGEEDNKMLLLTEAGGQLSSAVRQETVVNRPGEGPRSMACLGERSQCSSSVYAQQKAVSEKPSVVPDQPETGCDETSPSGQPPSEQEEGFSVQQEQASVSLTGCKTLEGDEGTLCSQEMGSDEKDLQRSVRGLRLCALKRAEDSRQSPGRNPAAEEQCGLEVSTEEWELSERSLPGEREEKSSTMVLQMEEIETKLPPSAVPQQSCPHATVGLEEGEPSTPTPDILPQQLSPAEPAQEMELEGKDLSQNTSLLRGVGTPEDMNPSAEVACKEASPAVGKEAFEDMSPVTEVKIPRDASPESVEKKQDTHFATQKTYQDANPIARGPHQSKGSAAETVPLRDPVTEEVVQNSDPTAAKGTLRKTEEVCQEEKLVIKGLTQNIGPTSGKLIRGEGMEQLPPKAEEPEQKAETIIGNLPQKGPNSGRVLHTADTKAQEPACDLEFNAGQTLQGRSSMAGETARNSKLALEQSLQSPGDADVLHSHSSITGLCQGSKLYQLSTFMCEGGEEVQVSSGTEKRESGPLMYTAATEAVCQEHRGVTEAPLLCSWKDSESYKKTSVASKIKMFEQNESEQWTAQEGQEHAHASETETTAKAKGKTNLSQDTTLNTVPITPAVMAGAPVGSMSSVDSFAFRQGAGPGDSSQLLKEGVFVDLEHEGEDSADLASSDSGCELTLAEAVSKSQEPSGEEKDLSGPSLKSTMKEENLKTAVPVVLKRAGLREGAEEKVKPPRHRAPESDAGDEEQDQEKDSVFLKDNHLAIERKCSSITVSSTSSLEAEVDFTVIGDFHGTAFEDISRSLPELDKDKSEMEDESLVSFQQTDRVVPGLEEDGRTREKVTQPSPDVSQLESPAPKMDAVTVSLGPGTKKSEDASIAHQISTPEAAQVEGGLPGSRDASASVRAVTTETTPTTSDNTTKPGKGAGSTTELRSVSPISSSSAGKELITSIFSATAETLSTSTTTHVTKTVKGGFSETRIEKRIIITGDEDVDQDQALALAIKEAKLQHPDMLVTKAVVYRETEPSPEERDKKPQES, encoded by the exons AAGCATGCCCGAGGCCAGGTTCTTTTTGACATGGTATGTGAGCACCTCAACCTCCTGGAGAAGGACTACTTTGGCCTCACCTTCTGCGACTCTGACAGCCAGAAG AACTGGCTGGACCCCTCCAAGGAGATCAAGAAGCAGATCCGCA GTGGGCCCTGGAACTTCGCCTTCACTGTGAAGTTTTACCCTCCTGACCCTGCTCAGCTCACGGAGGACATCACAAG ATACTACTTGTGCCTGCAGCTGCGTGCGGATATCATCACAGGGCGACTGCCCTGCTCCTTTGTCACACATGCCTTGCTGGGCTCCTATGCTGTGCAGGCCGAACTGGGTGACTATGATGCTGAGGAGCATGTAGGAAACTATGTCAGTGAGCTCCGCTTTGCCCCCAACCAGACACGGGAGCTGGAGGAGCGCATCATGGAGCTGCACAAGACCTATCG GGGCATGACCCCTGGGGAAGCAGAGATCCACTTCCTGGAGAATGCCAAGAAGCTCTCCATGTATGGGGTGGACCTGCATCATGCCAAG GACTCAGAGGGTATTGACATCATGCTTGGAGTCTGTGCCAATGGCCTCCTCATCTACAGGGACCGCCTGAGGATCAACCGTTTTGCCTGGCCCAAGATCCTTAAAATTTCCTACAAGAGGAGTAATTTCTACATCAAAATCCGCCCTGGTGAG TATGAGCAGTTTGAGAGCACCATTGGCTTCAAGCTGCCCAACCACCGCTCTGCCAAGCGTCTCTGGAAGGTCTGCATAGAGCATCACACCTTCTTCAG GCTGGTATCTCCAGAGCCACCCCCAAAGGGCTTCTTGGTGATGGGCTCTAAGTTCCGCTACAGCGGGCGGACACAGGCACAGACACGGCAGGCCAGTGCCCTCATTGACCGCCCAGCCCCCTTCTTCGAGCGTTCCTCCAGCAAACGGTACACCATGTCTCGCAGCCTTGATGGAG AGTTCTCACGCCCAGCCTCCGTCAGTGAGAACCATGATACTGGAGCAGAAGGTGAGAAACAGGAGGAGGATGGTGAGTTTGGCAGTGGGAGACGATCTGAGACAGAGGATGAGGAGGTGACTACACCGACGAAGATCAAGGAGCTGAAG TTTTTAGACAAACCAGAAGATGTTTTGCTAAAGCATCAGGCCAGCATCAATGAGCTGAAACGGACCCTGAAGGAGCCCAACAGTAAGCTGGTTCACAGGGACCGGGACAGGAGGCTGCCTTCCTCTCCAGCCTCTTCCTCACCCAAGCATGAGGAGGAGACTCCGAAGGGAACCCCAGAAAAGGACAGCGAg AGGATGGAAGAGGACACCTTAGACGATTTTGCATCTGAGCATGGAGTTTCCCTAAGCATGGAGTCTTTCACGCAGAAAAGCCTTGTCTCTTCTCCTGAG GGCTCGGAGCATTGGGTATTTATAGAGAGAGAAACCACTAGGCTGGAAGAGGTAGCTCTAAAGCAAGCTCTGAGAgtcaagaaagaagaaggaCGTGCGGGTACTTCAGAGGTGAAAATGAGTGTGAGCATGTCGAAAGTGGAGATGGCAGTAGGGAAAACCAAGGAAGTGGCAGGCCAGGAACAACCAGCAGATGCACATCTGGATACCTGGAAGAGAGCAAAAATGATTGCTAGTCCTGAAGATTTTGAGTCTGTCTGGGAGGATGAGACCTATGAGAAGGAAACTGGAGAGGAGCCCACCACAGAGGCAAAGTGTTTGACACAtgagagagcagaggaggagtccAAAGAGAGGGTTGAGGGGGTAACCAGGAGTGAACTGGGGCTGTCCAGGCCACATCAGAACCCTGAAGAGAGACAAAGGGTTGAGGCTTTGGGGCCAGGCCCTCTCCATGGAGAAAGCATGATGGTGTCTGAGGAGCCTGTTTCTGCATCCTTCAGGAAGCAGGATGCCAGAGCACCAACTGCAGTCACAGAGGTCATTAAAATTAAAGTGAAGTCTAGTGATGACAACACAGAGACTTCTGCTACACAGAGGATCATCTATTTAGGAGATCTGGAGGGAGAGGAGGACAATAAAATGCTTCTGCTCACAGAGGCAGGAGgacagctcagctcagcagtgaGGCAAGAAACTGTGGTGAATAGGCCAGGGGAGGGACCAAGGTCCATGGCATGTCTGGGAGAAAGGTCCCAGTGCAGTTCCTCAGTGTATGCACAACAGAAAGCAGTGTCAGAAAAACCTTCCGTAGTGCCAGACCAGCCTGAGACAGGCTGTGATGAGACAAGCCCTTCAGGACAGCCTCCCTCGGAGCAGGAGGAAGGTTTTTCAGTGCAACAAGAGCAAGCATCAGTGAGTCTGACTGGCTGCAAAACACTGGAGGGAGATGAAGGTACACTGTGTTCCCAAGAGATGGGGTCAGATGAGAAGGATCTGCAAAGGTCAGTAAGAGGATTGAGGCTGTGTGCACTCAAGAGGGCTGAGGACTCCAGACAGAGCCCAGGACGGAACCCAGCCGCAGAAGAGCAATGTGGTTTGGAAGTCTCCACAGAAGAGTGGGAGCTCTCAGAAAGAAGTCTACCTGGtgagagggaggagaaaagctCCACCATGGTTCTACAGATGGAAGAGATAGAGACAAAATTACCTCCATCAGCTGTgcctcagcagagctgccctcATGCcactgtggggctggaggagggtGAACCCAGCACTCCCACCCCTGACATTCTTCCTCAGCAACTGAGCCCTGCAGAGCCAGCCCAGGAAATGGAACTCGAGGGCAAAGACCTGTCCCAGAATACCAGCCTTCTAAGAGGTGTGGGCACACCTGAAGATATGAACCCCTCAGCAGAGGTGGCATGCAAGGAGGCAAGCCCTGCAGTAGGTAAAGAAGCATTCGAGGACATGAGCCCTGTAACGGAGGTGAAAATACCCAGGGATGCGAGTCCTGaatctgtagaaaaaaaacaagacacgCACTTTGCTACACAGAAAACATACCAAGATGCAAATCCTATTGCAAGAGGACCTCACCAAAGCAAAGGCAGTGCAGCAGAGACAGTCCCGCTCAGAGATCCTGTCACAGAGGAAGTGGTCCAGAACTCAGATCCTACTGCAGCAAAGggaacactgagaaaaacagaagaggtaTGCCAGGAGGAAAAGCTTGTGATAAAAGGGCTTACCCAGAACATAGGGCCCACATCAGGAAAGCTGATAAGAGGTGAAGGCATGGAACAGCTGCCTCCCAAGGCAGAAGAACCAGAACAAAAAGCTGAGACCATAATAGGAAACCTGCCCCAAAAGGGTCCTAATTCTGGAAGGGTACTCCACACTGCAGATACCAAAGCACAGGAGCCAGCCTGTGACTTGGAGTTTAATGCCGGACAAACTCTGCAAGGCAGGAGCTCTATGGCAGGAGAAACTGCTAGAAACAGTAAGCTTGCTCTGGAGCAGTCACTGCAGTCTCCAGGAGATGCTGATGTCTTGCATTCCCACTCCTCTATAACAGGTTTGTGTCAAGGCAGCAAGTTGTACCAGCTCTCAACCTTTATGTGTGAAGGTGGGGAAGAGGTACAAGTGAGCAGTGGAACAGAGAAGAGAGAGTCTGGGCCATTGATGTATACTGCTGCAACCGAAGCTGTGTGCCAGGAGCACAGAGGTGTCACTGAAGCCCCACTCCTGTGTAGCTGGAAGGACAGTGAGAGCTACAAGAAAACCTCAGTGGCATCTAAGATTAAGATGTTTGAGCAAAATGAATCTGAACAATGGACAGCCCAGGAAGGACAAGAGCATGCACATGCATCTGAAACTGagacaacagcaaaagcaaagggaaagacAAATCTGTCACAGGACACAACTTTGAACACAGTCCCCATCACACCTGCAGTGATGGCAGGTGCTCCAGTGGGATCTATGTCCAGTGTGGACTCCTTTGCCTTCAGGCAAGGAGCTGGTCCAGGAGATTCCTCCCAACTCCTGAAAGAAGGTGTTTTTGTTGATCTGGAGCATGAAGGAGAAGACAGTGCTGACCTGGCTTCCTCTGACTCCGGCTGTGAACTCACACTGGCAGAAGCCGTG AGCAAATCTCAGGAACCaagtggggaagaaaaggatttaTCTGGCCCGTCATTAAAATCTACCATGAAAGAAGAGAATTTAAAGACTGCTGTTCCAGTGGTCTTAAAG AGAGCAGGCTTGAGGGAGGGCGCCGAGGAGAAAGTTAAGCCACCTCGGCACAGGGCTCCCGAGAGCGACGCTGGTGATGAGGAGCAGGACCAGGAGAAGGACTCGGTGTTTCTGAAGGACAACCACCTGGCCATCGAGCGCAAGTGCTCCAGCATCACGGTCAGTTCAACCTCCAGCCTGGAAGCAGAGGTGGACTTTACAGTGATCGGTGATTTCCATGGGACAGCCTTTGAGGACATCTCCCGGAGCCTGCCTGAGCTGGACAAGGACAAGAGTGAGATGGAAGATGAAAGCCTGGTTTCTTTCCAGCAAACTGACAGAGTAGTTCCTGGATTGGAAGAGGATGGCAGAACTAGGGAGAAGGtcacccagcccagcccagacGTCTCCCAGCTAGAG tcacCAGCCCCAAAAATGGATGCTGTAACAGTCAGCCTGGGGCCAGGCACAAAGAAGTCCGAAGATGCCTCCATTGCTCACCAGATCAGCACCCCAGAAGCAGCCCAG GTGGAAGGAGGCTTGCCTGGCAGCAGAGATGCATCAGCCTCTGTTCGTGCTGTCACCACAGAGACCACACCAACAACCTCA GATAACACCACCAAGCCTGGGAAAGGGGCTGGCTCTACAACAGAGCTTCGCTCTGTGTCACCG atcagcagcagctctgctgggaaggAATTGATCACCAGCATATTCAGTGCCACTGCAGAAACCCTCTCCACTTCTACCACTACCCACGTTACCAAG ACTGTGAAAGGAGGATTTTCGGAGACCAGGATAGAGAAGCGCATAATTATCACGGGAGATGAAGATGTGGACCAGGACCAG GCACTGGCTTTAGCAATCAAAGAGGCAAAACTACAGCATCCTGACATGCTGGTAACCAAAGCTGTGGTATACAGAGAAACAGAACCTTCTCCAGAGGAAAGGGACAAGAAACCTCAG GAATCTTGA
- the EPB41L1 gene encoding band 4.1-like protein 1 isoform X4, translating to MTTETGPDSEVKNVQEEAPQQQVEAATHGRVATAAGTASRDAEANEKPGAQPDSQNTEPGTDMEEKDYSETDGLSDKTTPSKTQKSPQKINKKVKSALCRVTLLDASEYECEVEKHARGQVLFDMVCEHLNLLEKDYFGLTFCDSDSQKNWLDPSKEIKKQIRSGPWNFAFTVKFYPPDPAQLTEDITRYYLCLQLRADIITGRLPCSFVTHALLGSYAVQAELGDYDAEEHVGNYVSELRFAPNQTRELEERIMELHKTYRGMTPGEAEIHFLENAKKLSMYGVDLHHAKDSEGIDIMLGVCANGLLIYRDRLRINRFAWPKILKISYKRSNFYIKIRPGEYEQFESTIGFKLPNHRSAKRLWKVCIEHHTFFRLVSPEPPPKGFLVMGSKFRYSGRTQAQTRQASALIDRPAPFFERSSSKRYTMSRSLDGEFSRPASVSENHDTGAEGEKQEEDGEFGSGRRSETEDEEVTTPTKIKELKPEHETTPRHKQEFLDKPEDVLLKHQASINELKRTLKEPNSKLVHRDRDRRLPSSPASSSPKHEEETPKGTPEKDSERMEEDTLDDFASEHGVSLSMESFTQKSLVSSPEGSEHWVFIERETTRLEEVALKQALRVKKEEGRAGTSEVKMSVSMSKVEMAVGKTKEVAGQEQPADAHLDTWKRAKMIASPEDFESVWEDETYEKETGEEPTTEAKCLTHERAEEESKERVEGVTRSELGLSRPHQNPEERQRVEALGPGPLHGESMMVSEEPVSASFRKQDARAPTAVTEVIKIKVKSSDDNTETSATQRIIYLGDLEGEEDNKMLLLTEAGGQLSSAVRQETVVNRPGEGPRSMACLGERSQCSSSVYAQQKAVSEKPSVVPDQPETGCDETSPSGQPPSEQEEGFSVQQEQASVSLTGCKTLEGDEGTLCSQEMGSDEKDLQRSVRGLRLCALKRAEDSRQSPGRNPAAEEQCGLEVSTEEWELSERSLPGEREEKSSTMVLQMEEIETKLPPSAVPQQSCPHATVGLEEGEPSTPTPDILPQQLSPAEPAQEMELEGKDLSQNTSLLRGVGTPEDMNPSAEVACKEASPAVGKEAFEDMSPVTEVKIPRDASPESVEKKQDTHFATQKTYQDANPIARGPHQSKGSAAETVPLRDPVTEEVVQNSDPTAAKGTLRKTEEVCQEEKLVIKGLTQNIGPTSGKLIRGEGMEQLPPKAEEPEQKAETIIGNLPQKGPNSGRVLHTADTKAQEPACDLEFNAGQTLQGRSSMAGETARNSKLALEQSLQSPGDADVLHSHSSITGLCQGSKLYQLSTFMCEGGEEVQVSSGTEKRESGPLMYTAATEAVCQEHRGVTEAPLLCSWKDSESYKKTSVASKIKMFEQNESEQWTAQEGQEHAHASETETTAKAKGKTNLSQDTTLNTVPITPAVMAGAPVGSMSSVDSFAFRQGAGPGDSSQLLKEGVFVDLEHEGEDSADLASSDSGCELTLAEAVRAGLREGAEEKVKPPRHRAPESDAGDEEQDQEKDSVFLKDNHLAIERKCSSITVSSTSSLEAEVDFTVIGDFHGTAFEDISRSLPELDKDKSEMEDESLVSFQQTDRVVPGLEEDGRTREKVTQPSPDVSQLESPAPKMDAVTVSLGPGTKKSEDASIAHQISTPEAAQVEGGLPGSRDASASVRAVTTETTPTTSDNTTKPGKGAGSTTELRSVSPISSSSAGKELITSIFSATAETLSTSTTTHVTKTVKGGFSETRIEKRIIITGDEDVDQDQALALAIKEAKLQHPDMLVTKAVVYRETEPSPEERDKKPQES from the exons AAGCATGCCCGAGGCCAGGTTCTTTTTGACATGGTATGTGAGCACCTCAACCTCCTGGAGAAGGACTACTTTGGCCTCACCTTCTGCGACTCTGACAGCCAGAAG AACTGGCTGGACCCCTCCAAGGAGATCAAGAAGCAGATCCGCA GTGGGCCCTGGAACTTCGCCTTCACTGTGAAGTTTTACCCTCCTGACCCTGCTCAGCTCACGGAGGACATCACAAG ATACTACTTGTGCCTGCAGCTGCGTGCGGATATCATCACAGGGCGACTGCCCTGCTCCTTTGTCACACATGCCTTGCTGGGCTCCTATGCTGTGCAGGCCGAACTGGGTGACTATGATGCTGAGGAGCATGTAGGAAACTATGTCAGTGAGCTCCGCTTTGCCCCCAACCAGACACGGGAGCTGGAGGAGCGCATCATGGAGCTGCACAAGACCTATCG GGGCATGACCCCTGGGGAAGCAGAGATCCACTTCCTGGAGAATGCCAAGAAGCTCTCCATGTATGGGGTGGACCTGCATCATGCCAAG GACTCAGAGGGTATTGACATCATGCTTGGAGTCTGTGCCAATGGCCTCCTCATCTACAGGGACCGCCTGAGGATCAACCGTTTTGCCTGGCCCAAGATCCTTAAAATTTCCTACAAGAGGAGTAATTTCTACATCAAAATCCGCCCTGGTGAG TATGAGCAGTTTGAGAGCACCATTGGCTTCAAGCTGCCCAACCACCGCTCTGCCAAGCGTCTCTGGAAGGTCTGCATAGAGCATCACACCTTCTTCAG GCTGGTATCTCCAGAGCCACCCCCAAAGGGCTTCTTGGTGATGGGCTCTAAGTTCCGCTACAGCGGGCGGACACAGGCACAGACACGGCAGGCCAGTGCCCTCATTGACCGCCCAGCCCCCTTCTTCGAGCGTTCCTCCAGCAAACGGTACACCATGTCTCGCAGCCTTGATGGAG AGTTCTCACGCCCAGCCTCCGTCAGTGAGAACCATGATACTGGAGCAGAAGGTGAGAAACAGGAGGAGGATGGTGAGTTTGGCAGTGGGAGACGATCTGAGACAGAGGATGAGGAGGTGACTACACCGACGAAGATCAAGGAGCTGAAG CCGGAGCACGAAACAACCCCCAGGCACAAGCAGGAG TTTTTAGACAAACCAGAAGATGTTTTGCTAAAGCATCAGGCCAGCATCAATGAGCTGAAACGGACCCTGAAGGAGCCCAACAGTAAGCTGGTTCACAGGGACCGGGACAGGAGGCTGCCTTCCTCTCCAGCCTCTTCCTCACCCAAGCATGAGGAGGAGACTCCGAAGGGAACCCCAGAAAAGGACAGCGAg AGGATGGAAGAGGACACCTTAGACGATTTTGCATCTGAGCATGGAGTTTCCCTAAGCATGGAGTCTTTCACGCAGAAAAGCCTTGTCTCTTCTCCTGAG GGCTCGGAGCATTGGGTATTTATAGAGAGAGAAACCACTAGGCTGGAAGAGGTAGCTCTAAAGCAAGCTCTGAGAgtcaagaaagaagaaggaCGTGCGGGTACTTCAGAGGTGAAAATGAGTGTGAGCATGTCGAAAGTGGAGATGGCAGTAGGGAAAACCAAGGAAGTGGCAGGCCAGGAACAACCAGCAGATGCACATCTGGATACCTGGAAGAGAGCAAAAATGATTGCTAGTCCTGAAGATTTTGAGTCTGTCTGGGAGGATGAGACCTATGAGAAGGAAACTGGAGAGGAGCCCACCACAGAGGCAAAGTGTTTGACACAtgagagagcagaggaggagtccAAAGAGAGGGTTGAGGGGGTAACCAGGAGTGAACTGGGGCTGTCCAGGCCACATCAGAACCCTGAAGAGAGACAAAGGGTTGAGGCTTTGGGGCCAGGCCCTCTCCATGGAGAAAGCATGATGGTGTCTGAGGAGCCTGTTTCTGCATCCTTCAGGAAGCAGGATGCCAGAGCACCAACTGCAGTCACAGAGGTCATTAAAATTAAAGTGAAGTCTAGTGATGACAACACAGAGACTTCTGCTACACAGAGGATCATCTATTTAGGAGATCTGGAGGGAGAGGAGGACAATAAAATGCTTCTGCTCACAGAGGCAGGAGgacagctcagctcagcagtgaGGCAAGAAACTGTGGTGAATAGGCCAGGGGAGGGACCAAGGTCCATGGCATGTCTGGGAGAAAGGTCCCAGTGCAGTTCCTCAGTGTATGCACAACAGAAAGCAGTGTCAGAAAAACCTTCCGTAGTGCCAGACCAGCCTGAGACAGGCTGTGATGAGACAAGCCCTTCAGGACAGCCTCCCTCGGAGCAGGAGGAAGGTTTTTCAGTGCAACAAGAGCAAGCATCAGTGAGTCTGACTGGCTGCAAAACACTGGAGGGAGATGAAGGTACACTGTGTTCCCAAGAGATGGGGTCAGATGAGAAGGATCTGCAAAGGTCAGTAAGAGGATTGAGGCTGTGTGCACTCAAGAGGGCTGAGGACTCCAGACAGAGCCCAGGACGGAACCCAGCCGCAGAAGAGCAATGTGGTTTGGAAGTCTCCACAGAAGAGTGGGAGCTCTCAGAAAGAAGTCTACCTGGtgagagggaggagaaaagctCCACCATGGTTCTACAGATGGAAGAGATAGAGACAAAATTACCTCCATCAGCTGTgcctcagcagagctgccctcATGCcactgtggggctggaggagggtGAACCCAGCACTCCCACCCCTGACATTCTTCCTCAGCAACTGAGCCCTGCAGAGCCAGCCCAGGAAATGGAACTCGAGGGCAAAGACCTGTCCCAGAATACCAGCCTTCTAAGAGGTGTGGGCACACCTGAAGATATGAACCCCTCAGCAGAGGTGGCATGCAAGGAGGCAAGCCCTGCAGTAGGTAAAGAAGCATTCGAGGACATGAGCCCTGTAACGGAGGTGAAAATACCCAGGGATGCGAGTCCTGaatctgtagaaaaaaaacaagacacgCACTTTGCTACACAGAAAACATACCAAGATGCAAATCCTATTGCAAGAGGACCTCACCAAAGCAAAGGCAGTGCAGCAGAGACAGTCCCGCTCAGAGATCCTGTCACAGAGGAAGTGGTCCAGAACTCAGATCCTACTGCAGCAAAGggaacactgagaaaaacagaagaggtaTGCCAGGAGGAAAAGCTTGTGATAAAAGGGCTTACCCAGAACATAGGGCCCACATCAGGAAAGCTGATAAGAGGTGAAGGCATGGAACAGCTGCCTCCCAAGGCAGAAGAACCAGAACAAAAAGCTGAGACCATAATAGGAAACCTGCCCCAAAAGGGTCCTAATTCTGGAAGGGTACTCCACACTGCAGATACCAAAGCACAGGAGCCAGCCTGTGACTTGGAGTTTAATGCCGGACAAACTCTGCAAGGCAGGAGCTCTATGGCAGGAGAAACTGCTAGAAACAGTAAGCTTGCTCTGGAGCAGTCACTGCAGTCTCCAGGAGATGCTGATGTCTTGCATTCCCACTCCTCTATAACAGGTTTGTGTCAAGGCAGCAAGTTGTACCAGCTCTCAACCTTTATGTGTGAAGGTGGGGAAGAGGTACAAGTGAGCAGTGGAACAGAGAAGAGAGAGTCTGGGCCATTGATGTATACTGCTGCAACCGAAGCTGTGTGCCAGGAGCACAGAGGTGTCACTGAAGCCCCACTCCTGTGTAGCTGGAAGGACAGTGAGAGCTACAAGAAAACCTCAGTGGCATCTAAGATTAAGATGTTTGAGCAAAATGAATCTGAACAATGGACAGCCCAGGAAGGACAAGAGCATGCACATGCATCTGAAACTGagacaacagcaaaagcaaagggaaagacAAATCTGTCACAGGACACAACTTTGAACACAGTCCCCATCACACCTGCAGTGATGGCAGGTGCTCCAGTGGGATCTATGTCCAGTGTGGACTCCTTTGCCTTCAGGCAAGGAGCTGGTCCAGGAGATTCCTCCCAACTCCTGAAAGAAGGTGTTTTTGTTGATCTGGAGCATGAAGGAGAAGACAGTGCTGACCTGGCTTCCTCTGACTCCGGCTGTGAACTCACACTGGCAGAAGCCGTG AGAGCAGGCTTGAGGGAGGGCGCCGAGGAGAAAGTTAAGCCACCTCGGCACAGGGCTCCCGAGAGCGACGCTGGTGATGAGGAGCAGGACCAGGAGAAGGACTCGGTGTTTCTGAAGGACAACCACCTGGCCATCGAGCGCAAGTGCTCCAGCATCACGGTCAGTTCAACCTCCAGCCTGGAAGCAGAGGTGGACTTTACAGTGATCGGTGATTTCCATGGGACAGCCTTTGAGGACATCTCCCGGAGCCTGCCTGAGCTGGACAAGGACAAGAGTGAGATGGAAGATGAAAGCCTGGTTTCTTTCCAGCAAACTGACAGAGTAGTTCCTGGATTGGAAGAGGATGGCAGAACTAGGGAGAAGGtcacccagcccagcccagacGTCTCCCAGCTAGAG tcacCAGCCCCAAAAATGGATGCTGTAACAGTCAGCCTGGGGCCAGGCACAAAGAAGTCCGAAGATGCCTCCATTGCTCACCAGATCAGCACCCCAGAAGCAGCCCAG GTGGAAGGAGGCTTGCCTGGCAGCAGAGATGCATCAGCCTCTGTTCGTGCTGTCACCACAGAGACCACACCAACAACCTCA GATAACACCACCAAGCCTGGGAAAGGGGCTGGCTCTACAACAGAGCTTCGCTCTGTGTCACCG atcagcagcagctctgctgggaaggAATTGATCACCAGCATATTCAGTGCCACTGCAGAAACCCTCTCCACTTCTACCACTACCCACGTTACCAAG ACTGTGAAAGGAGGATTTTCGGAGACCAGGATAGAGAAGCGCATAATTATCACGGGAGATGAAGATGTGGACCAGGACCAG GCACTGGCTTTAGCAATCAAAGAGGCAAAACTACAGCATCCTGACATGCTGGTAACCAAAGCTGTGGTATACAGAGAAACAGAACCTTCTCCAGAGGAAAGGGACAAGAAACCTCAG GAATCTTGA